The Desulfocurvus vexinensis DSM 17965 genome includes a window with the following:
- a CDS encoding DUF1353 domain-containing protein, translating to MSAETKTLFSGTALGLSGPLRVEILPNGMTARLTQPFRVRTGAGRIIEVPAGFETDFASVPRLFWRVVPPWGRYSPAAVVHDYLYHTGKVSRLAADRLFLELMAALGVPLWKRQVMYWAVRLGGWLAWNASRKRETEHA from the coding sequence ATGAGCGCCGAAACCAAGACCCTGTTTTCCGGCACCGCGCTGGGTCTCTCCGGACCGCTTCGGGTGGAGATCCTGCCCAATGGAATGACCGCGAGGCTGACCCAGCCGTTCCGTGTCCGCACCGGTGCTGGCCGCATCATCGAAGTGCCCGCCGGGTTCGAGACCGACTTCGCCTCGGTGCCGCGCCTGTTCTGGCGCGTGGTGCCGCCCTGGGGCCGATATTCCCCGGCGGCCGTCGTTCACGACTACCTCTACCACACCGGTAAGGTCTCGCGGCTTGCGGCCGACCGCCTCTTTCTTGAACTGATGGCGGCCCTGGGCGTGCCTCTGTGGAAAAGGCAGGTCATGTATTGGGCGGTTCGCCTGGGCGGATGGCTGGCCTGGAACGCCAGTCGAAAGCGGGAGACGGAGCATGCTTGA
- a CDS encoding YcbK family protein, with amino-acid sequence MGDLSKNFNRSEFACKGTNCCGHSAAVHPDLVDALQTLRDRIGKPLSITSGFRCNRHNKAVGGAEQSFHTLGMAADVSCPAGVSPEELAVIAEEIPFFREGGIGVYASWVHLDVRQSGKARWRS; translated from the coding sequence ATGGGTGATCTCAGCAAGAATTTCAACCGTTCGGAATTCGCCTGCAAGGGCACGAACTGCTGCGGCCATTCGGCTGCGGTCCATCCCGACCTGGTCGACGCCCTGCAGACGCTGCGCGACCGCATCGGCAAACCGCTCTCCATCACCAGCGGCTTTCGCTGCAACCGGCACAACAAGGCGGTGGGCGGCGCGGAGCAGAGTTTCCACACGCTGGGCATGGCGGCCGACGTGAGCTGTCCCGCTGGCGTTTCGCCCGAGGAACTGGCGGTCATCGCCGAGGAGATTCCATTCTTCCGCGAGGGCGGCATCGGGGTCTACGCCTCCTGGGTCCATCTCGACGTGCGCCAGTCGGGCAAGGCGAGGTGGCGGTCATGA